A genomic segment from Rubrobacter tropicus encodes:
- a CDS encoding DUF2256 domain-containing protein produces MRGVKKGNLPEKICPVCGRSFRWRKKWERDWESVVYCSARCRKEARSG; encoded by the coding sequence GTGCGTGGCGTAAAGAAAGGGAACCTTCCCGAGAAGATTTGCCCGGTGTGCGGGCGGTCGTTCCGGTGGCGCAAGAAGTGGGAGCGCGACTGGGAGTCGGTCGTCTACTGCAGCGCCCGCTGCCGGAAGGAAGCACGCTCCGGCTGA
- a CDS encoding response regulator: MNDETILLVEDNPDDELLTRRALKKSGIPNRVAVVRDGAEALDLLLGADELPRMVLLDLNLPKVDGLEVLRRLRADARTRSLPVVVLISREGEGPPGGGDHVWRADVCIDKGVDYDAFQRAVRRLRALLSEARPLASGRTSFWNAARGGTGVRTA, translated from the coding sequence GTGAACGACGAGACCATACTTCTGGTGGAGGACAACCCCGACGACGAGCTGCTCACCCGACGCGCCTTGAAGAAGAGCGGCATCCCGAACCGGGTGGCCGTCGTTCGCGACGGGGCAGAGGCCCTCGACCTGCTGCTCGGGGCCGATGAACTGCCGCGCATGGTGCTGCTCGACCTGAACCTCCCGAAGGTCGACGGGCTCGAGGTGCTGCGCCGGCTGCGGGCCGACGCGCGCACGAGGAGCCTCCCCGTCGTGGTCCTCATCTCCCGGGAAGGGGAAGGACCACCCGGTGGGGGCGACCACGTCTGGCGGGCCGACGTCTGCATAGACAAGGGCGTGGACTACGACGCCTTCCAGCGCGCCGTGCGGCGTCTAAGGGCGCTGCTGTCGGAGGCGAGGCCCCTTGCGTCGGGCCGGACATCGTTCTGGAACGCCGCGCGCGGCGGGACCGGAGTTCGGACCGCCTGA
- a CDS encoding polyprenyl synthetase family protein, with protein sequence MDARGDAPGVGGEPGEDLEPMRRRVERVFAFLEELVCALPVPVVHKGLLQAHVITVGEGAMAYPRMAAVQVPLLVHAAVTGDEEPAIPVAAACTALHLGGQLQDGILDDELSPFWYARGTGITTLAATTLLGSLPQRSIDRLRLQGAPPDRLWALARRFADALLAAMAGQHEDLIFPDLKDVSLEECLAMVGRKSGAPTALLASSGATLATGDSSRIEAFAAFGLCYGVAKQLINDVHGIWGEAASQDLLNGRRPFPVVHALTVLDGDRREELRGLLALSRETKRRHDGVRAMLEAAGSVRYTASMVWLHRERAKRHLAVASPQEPAGRELRSLLDGLTILPKAEGALR encoded by the coding sequence GTGGACGCGCGCGGCGACGCGCCGGGGGTCGGTGGGGAGCCGGGCGAAGACCTGGAGCCGATGCGCCGTCGGGTCGAGAGGGTCTTCGCGTTCCTGGAGGAGCTCGTCTGTGCGCTCCCCGTACCCGTGGTTCACAAGGGGTTGCTCCAGGCGCACGTGATAACGGTCGGCGAGGGGGCGATGGCCTACCCCAGGATGGCGGCCGTCCAGGTGCCGCTTCTGGTCCACGCGGCCGTCACGGGGGACGAGGAGCCGGCCATCCCGGTGGCCGCGGCCTGCACCGCCCTGCACCTGGGAGGGCAGTTGCAGGACGGCATCCTGGACGATGAGCTGTCGCCCTTCTGGTATGCACGGGGCACGGGGATCACCACCCTGGCGGCGACCACCCTGTTGGGTTCGCTCCCCCAGCGCTCCATCGACCGTCTGCGGCTCCAGGGGGCGCCGCCGGACAGGCTCTGGGCGCTTGCCCGCCGGTTCGCGGACGCCCTGCTGGCGGCGATGGCCGGCCAGCACGAGGACCTGATCTTCCCCGACCTGAAGGACGTGTCCCTGGAGGAGTGCCTGGCCATGGTGGGGCGCAAGAGCGGCGCCCCGACCGCCCTGCTTGCGAGTTCGGGCGCGACCCTGGCGACCGGGGACTCTTCCAGGATCGAGGCGTTCGCGGCCTTCGGCCTTTGCTACGGCGTCGCCAAGCAGCTCATAAACGACGTGCACGGCATCTGGGGCGAAGCCGCAAGCCAGGACCTCCTGAACGGCAGGCGCCCGTTCCCGGTGGTCCACGCCCTGACCGTCCTGGACGGAGACCGCCGGGAAGAGCTGCGGGGCCTGCTCGCCCTCTCCCGCGAAACCAAGCGGCGTCACGACGGGGTGAGGGCCATGCTCGAGGCGGCGGGATCCGTCCGGTATACGGCCTCGATGGTGTGGCTTCACAGGGAACGGGCCAAAAGACACCTGGCCGTCGCATCACCCCAAGAACCCGCCGGCCGGGAGCTCCGGTCGCTGCTGGATGGCCTGACTATCCTGCCCAAAGCCGAGGGTGCCCTGAGGTAA
- a CDS encoding sensor histidine kinase, which yields MSPRFDSRGEPAGKPDAVASRSPNQRRSHLTLVGWMVFVALSVGLLLASIPAHYEALTNFAGADAGPDVLRANLEKAGVSVEFYATYLISTGAAVAAVWVAVGVVILLRRPDDRMAIFTAVTLATCAVFFLNNGPLVLAEEYPVAWLPVRLMAVFGSVSFMAFLYLFPNGRFAPRWTRWLVLFWLAHEAGYYLFPGTVLDVESASPLIDFVLVCTVLLVGLGSQLYRYRRVSGPIGRQQTKWVVFGTASSLLGVIALQLLFFTSPTLLNYGSPYSFVVAAGSDGFTLLIPLSIGAAILRRRLWDIDIVINRALVYGILTAVVVGVYVLVVGGLGSLLQARGNLALSLTATGLVAVLFAPLRERLQRGVNRLMYGERDDPYRVLSRLGRRLGAAIEPGTVLPTIVETVAGALKLPYAAISIRRGERGFEVAAAHGTPTGEETVLPLTYGGETLGQLLLAPRTPGEPFSPADRSLLEDLARNAEVAVYAVRLTDDLQRSRERLVTAGEEERRRLRRDLHDGLGPTLASLTLGLDVSLKLLKKNPDEAEEMLSRLKAQTKEAVVDIRRLVYGLRPPALDDLGLVAAIREQAAAHGRLRGEGEGGSGLGFRIEAPDELPPLPAAVEVACYRIAQEAITNVARHARASLCRVRLSVDPNGRTLGLEVTDDGVGLPDAASRRPGVGLSSMRERAEELGGKLSVAPAPEGGTRVSVVFPLPATAAQKDSETEGPQEEGAPAPVRVPGRTLGA from the coding sequence GTGAGCCCCAGGTTCGACAGCCGCGGGGAGCCCGCGGGTAAGCCCGACGCCGTGGCGTCCCGTTCGCCGAACCAGCGCAGGTCCCACCTGACGCTGGTGGGGTGGATGGTGTTCGTGGCGTTGAGCGTGGGGCTGCTCCTCGCCAGCATCCCGGCGCACTACGAGGCCCTCACCAACTTTGCCGGCGCCGATGCGGGCCCCGACGTCTTGCGCGCCAACCTGGAGAAGGCCGGCGTCTCCGTGGAGTTCTACGCCACGTACCTCATCTCCACCGGCGCGGCCGTGGCGGCGGTGTGGGTGGCGGTGGGCGTCGTTATCCTGCTGCGCAGGCCCGACGACAGGATGGCAATCTTTACCGCCGTGACCCTCGCGACCTGCGCCGTGTTCTTCCTGAACAACGGGCCCCTGGTGCTGGCGGAAGAGTACCCGGTCGCGTGGCTGCCGGTTCGTCTGATGGCGGTCTTCGGCTCGGTCTCGTTCATGGCGTTCTTGTACCTGTTCCCCAACGGCCGGTTCGCGCCGCGCTGGACGCGGTGGCTGGTCCTCTTCTGGCTCGCGCACGAGGCCGGCTACTACCTGTTCCCCGGCACCGTGTTGGACGTCGAGAGCGCGTCTCCGCTGATCGACTTCGTGCTCGTCTGCACGGTCCTGTTGGTCGGCCTGGGCTCGCAACTCTACCGCTACCGTCGCGTGTCGGGCCCGATCGGGCGCCAGCAGACCAAGTGGGTGGTCTTCGGGACGGCGTCGAGCCTGCTCGGGGTCATAGCGCTCCAACTGCTCTTCTTTACCTCTCCCACGCTTCTCAACTATGGCTCGCCGTACAGCTTCGTGGTGGCGGCGGGCAGCGACGGTTTCACGCTCCTGATCCCGCTGTCGATAGGCGCCGCGATCCTGCGCCGGCGGTTGTGGGATATCGACATCGTCATCAACCGGGCGCTGGTCTACGGTATCCTCACCGCCGTCGTGGTCGGCGTCTACGTGCTGGTCGTGGGCGGCCTCGGGTCGCTTCTGCAGGCGCGCGGGAACCTCGCGCTGTCGCTGACGGCCACGGGCCTCGTCGCCGTCCTCTTCGCGCCGCTGCGCGAGCGCCTCCAGCGCGGCGTGAACCGCCTGATGTACGGGGAGCGGGACGACCCCTACAGGGTCCTATCGCGCCTCGGGCGGCGCCTGGGGGCCGCGATCGAGCCGGGGACCGTCCTGCCCACCATCGTCGAGACGGTGGCCGGGGCGCTCAAGCTGCCCTACGCGGCCATCTCGATCCGGCGCGGCGAACGAGGCTTCGAGGTGGCCGCGGCCCACGGAACCCCGACGGGCGAGGAGACGGTGTTGCCGCTCACCTACGGCGGCGAGACCCTGGGCCAGCTCCTGCTGGCCCCACGGACCCCGGGGGAGCCCTTCAGCCCGGCGGACAGGAGCCTGCTCGAGGACCTCGCGAGGAACGCCGAGGTGGCCGTCTACGCCGTGCGACTGACGGACGACCTGCAACGCTCGCGCGAGCGGCTCGTCACGGCGGGCGAGGAGGAGCGCCGGCGCCTGCGCCGCGACCTGCACGACGGCCTCGGCCCCACGCTCGCTAGCCTCACTTTAGGCCTCGACGTCTCGCTCAAGCTGCTCAAGAAGAACCCGGACGAGGCCGAGGAGATGCTCTCGCGCCTGAAGGCCCAGACAAAGGAGGCCGTCGTGGATATCAGGCGGCTGGTCTACGGGCTCAGGCCCCCCGCCCTCGACGACCTCGGGCTCGTCGCGGCCATCAGGGAGCAGGCGGCGGCCCACGGGCGCCTGCGCGGGGAAGGCGAAGGGGGGAGTGGGCTCGGCTTCCGGATCGAGGCTCCTGATGAGTTGCCGCCGCTGCCCGCCGCGGTCGAGGTCGCCTGCTACCGCATCGCCCAGGAGGCGATCACGAACGTCGCCCGCCACGCCCGCGCCTCGCTCTGCCGCGTGCGCCTCTCAGTAGATCCCAACGGCAGGACACTGGGACTTGAGGTCACCGACGACGGGGTCGGCCTGCCGGACGCCGCCTCGCGCCGGCCCGGCGTCGGCCTCTCGTCCATGCGCGAACGGGCCGAGGAACTCGGCGGGAAGCTCTCCGTCGCCCCCGCGCCGGAGGGCGGCACCCGCGTCTCCGTGGTCTTCCCGCTCCCCGCCACCGCGGCACAGAAAGATTCGGAGACCGAAGGGCCGCAGGAAGAGGGCGCCCCGGCGCCGGTTCGCGTCCCCGGCCGGACCCTCGGGGCCTGA
- a CDS encoding response regulator has product MVEVPTIKVLIADDHALFRYGVRAMLASEDDFEVVGEAATGEEAVALSAELGPDVVLMDVQMPGINGIEATRRVVEKDPGIGVVVVTMFEEDDSVFAAMRAGARGYVLKGADADEVIKVVRAVAGGEAHFGPEIARRLMGFFSAPKPEAREVFPELTEREREVLDLVARGLGNPEIARRLYLSEKTVRNHVSHVFLKLQVADRSQAIVRAREAGLGGA; this is encoded by the coding sequence ATGGTCGAAGTACCCACGATAAAGGTCCTTATAGCCGACGACCACGCGCTCTTCCGGTACGGGGTCAGGGCCATGCTCGCCTCCGAGGACGACTTCGAGGTGGTGGGCGAGGCCGCGACCGGGGAGGAGGCCGTCGCGCTCTCCGCGGAGCTCGGGCCCGACGTGGTGCTCATGGACGTGCAGATGCCGGGCATAAACGGCATAGAGGCGACGCGGCGCGTCGTCGAGAAGGATCCCGGGATCGGCGTCGTCGTCGTCACCATGTTCGAGGAGGACGACTCCGTCTTCGCGGCCATGCGGGCCGGCGCCAGGGGCTACGTGCTAAAAGGGGCCGACGCCGACGAGGTGATAAAGGTGGTGAGGGCCGTCGCCGGCGGGGAGGCCCACTTCGGGCCCGAGATAGCCAGGCGGCTGATGGGCTTCTTCTCGGCCCCCAAGCCGGAGGCCAGGGAGGTCTTCCCCGAGCTCACCGAGCGCGAGCGCGAGGTACTCGATCTCGTGGCGCGGGGCCTCGGGAACCCCGAGATCGCCCGCAGGCTCTACCTGAGCGAGAAGACCGTCCGCAACCACGTCTCCCACGTCTTCCTGAAACTGCAGGTAGCCGACCGCTCCCAGGCAATCGTCCGCGCCCGCGAAGCCGGATTGGGCGGCGCGTGA
- a CDS encoding nitroreductase family deazaflavin-dependent oxidoreductase, with amino-acid sequence MPDLRVLANEDFCYLTTVGRVTGDPHEIEIWFAIVPKTRTLFMLAGGGGRSDWVKNLRKRQDVTLRISGEVIDGRARVVEDADEDELARNLLVEKYERNPGSLSSWRERALPVAVDLE; translated from the coding sequence ATGCCTGATCTCCGCGTCCTCGCGAACGAGGACTTTTGCTACCTGACCACCGTCGGGCGGGTAACGGGCGACCCGCACGAGATCGAGATCTGGTTTGCTATCGTCCCGAAGACGCGCACCCTCTTCATGCTCGCGGGCGGCGGTGGCCGATCCGACTGGGTGAAGAACCTACGCAAGAGGCAGGACGTAACACTGCGGATCTCCGGAGAGGTCATCGACGGTCGGGCCCGCGTCGTCGAAGACGCGGACGAGGACGAGCTTGCTCGTAACCTGCTGGTCGAGAAGTACGAAAGAAATCCGGGCAGCCTGTCGAGCTGGCGGGAAAGGGCCCTGCCTGTAGCGGTGGATCTGGAGTAG
- a CDS encoding acyl-CoA synthetase: MSNIGDYEKTRASYDWGTPERFNFGRDVVDGWAGQDRPAMIWLGNDGSESRLSFADFSRLSNRFAGAMRSLGVARGDRVMVLLGKVPEWHAILIGLLKLGAIAIPCAPQLRSGDLKFRAEHSGSVAIVSGPEGIDEVEKMRGEAPGLKHFVSLGERRDGWEPFEGLMEAAPEEFAAEDTAAEDGAFMLYTSGTTKHPKGVLHTHGYTHAKRMQAEYWLDLQEGDRLWCTSGTGWAKSIWNVFLGPWSLGTEIFFHEGGFDPAERLDLIKQYGITVLCQAPTEYRLLTKTPELERADLSTIRHAVSAGEPLNPAVIERWKELHGLTIYDGYGQTENTLLVGNFPGLEVRPGSMGKPSPGCDVKVVDMEGNECPPDEPGDIALAGRPPVLFREYWKQPDETEGVFLDGNYLTGDRAYRDADGYLWFVGRSDDVILSAGYRIGPFEVESVLIEHPAVVESAVVPAPDEDRGSVVKAFVVLGADHEPSEELKKEIQDYCKANTAPYKYPRQIEFIDDLPKTTSGKIRRVELRG; the protein is encoded by the coding sequence GTGTCGAACATCGGCGATTACGAGAAGACCCGCGCCAGCTACGACTGGGGGACGCCCGAGAGGTTCAACTTCGGCCGCGACGTCGTGGACGGGTGGGCCGGGCAGGATCGCCCGGCCATGATCTGGCTCGGCAACGACGGCAGCGAGAGCCGCCTGAGCTTCGCGGATTTCTCCCGGCTCTCCAACCGGTTCGCGGGCGCCATGCGTTCCCTCGGCGTGGCCCGCGGCGACCGGGTGATGGTCCTTCTCGGCAAGGTCCCCGAGTGGCACGCTATACTCATCGGCCTCCTCAAGCTCGGCGCCATCGCGATCCCCTGCGCCCCCCAGCTCCGGTCGGGCGACCTGAAGTTCCGGGCGGAGCACTCCGGTTCCGTGGCCATCGTCTCCGGTCCGGAAGGGATAGACGAGGTCGAGAAGATGCGCGGCGAAGCGCCGGGCTTGAAGCACTTCGTCTCCCTGGGGGAGCGCAGGGACGGCTGGGAGCCGTTCGAGGGGCTCATGGAAGCAGCCCCCGAAGAGTTCGCCGCCGAGGACACGGCCGCCGAAGATGGGGCCTTCATGCTTTACACCTCGGGGACCACCAAGCACCCCAAGGGCGTGCTCCACACCCACGGCTACACCCACGCAAAGAGGATGCAGGCGGAATACTGGCTCGATTTGCAAGAAGGCGACAGGCTGTGGTGTACATCAGGGACGGGGTGGGCCAAGAGCATCTGGAACGTCTTTCTCGGCCCGTGGAGCCTCGGGACCGAGATCTTCTTCCACGAGGGCGGCTTCGACCCCGCAGAACGCCTGGACCTCATCAAACAGTACGGCATAACCGTTCTCTGCCAGGCCCCAACCGAATACCGCCTCCTCACCAAGACCCCCGAGCTAGAAAGGGCGGACCTCTCGACCATCAGGCACGCCGTCTCGGCCGGCGAACCGCTGAACCCGGCCGTCATCGAGCGGTGGAAGGAGTTGCACGGCCTCACGATCTACGACGGCTACGGCCAGACGGAGAACACCCTCCTCGTCGGCAATTTCCCCGGCCTCGAAGTGCGCCCCGGCTCGATGGGCAAACCCTCCCCCGGCTGCGACGTGAAGGTCGTCGACATGGAAGGCAACGAGTGCCCGCCCGACGAGCCGGGCGACATCGCCCTCGCGGGACGCCCGCCCGTCCTCTTCAGAGAGTACTGGAAACAGCCCGATGAGACGGAAGGCGTCTTCCTCGACGGCAACTACTTGACCGGCGACAGGGCCTACCGGGACGCCGACGGCTACCTGTGGTTCGTCGGGCGTTCAGACGACGTCATACTCTCGGCCGGCTATCGCATCGGTCCCTTCGAGGTGGAGAGCGTGCTCATCGAGCACCCCGCCGTCGTAGAGAGCGCCGTCGTGCCCGCCCCCGACGAAGACCGCGGCAGCGTCGTCAAGGCCTTCGTGGTGCTCGGGGCCGACCACGAGCCGTCGGAAGAACTCAAGAAGGAGATCCAGGACTATTGCAAGGCGAACACGGCCCCGTACAAGTACCCGCGACAGATCGAGTTCATAGACGACCTCCCGAAGACGACGAGCGGCAAGATCCGGCGCGTGGAGCTGAGAGGGTGA
- a CDS encoding site-specific DNA-methyltransferase, with translation MPELVWIGKEQVVDLATGIPPRALRRAPELSLTGTGPANTIVHGDNLLALAALLPAYREKVKLVFIDPPYNAPGERWPYEDRLYEPPAEGWFGEVGAEDEDPLRHDKWLCMMYPRLELLRDLLSPEGRIFVTMGENEAPRLRLLMNEVFGPGTFLGCAAWHKGPSPGQNAGFLSKTHNYVVVHAKNAAPKPEANLPTTWWTAGEFGDSEEARRELEALFPEREDLFAIPKPTRLVRRIVEAATDPRGGDVVLDCFAGSGTTAQAVLEQNAWDGGDRRFVLVEMAGFANDLTAERVRRVLSGGDRSSSAGFDFYELDEVR, from the coding sequence TTGCCGGAACTCGTTTGGATCGGAAAAGAGCAGGTGGTCGACCTTGCAACCGGGATACCCCCGCGCGCACTGCGCCGCGCCCCCGAACTCTCCCTGACAGGCACCGGTCCAGCCAACACCATCGTCCACGGCGACAACCTTCTCGCTCTCGCCGCCCTCCTTCCCGCCTACAGGGAGAAGGTGAAGCTCGTCTTCATAGACCCGCCGTACAACGCCCCCGGCGAACGCTGGCCCTACGAAGACCGCCTCTACGAGCCGCCGGCGGAGGGCTGGTTCGGCGAGGTCGGCGCCGAGGACGAGGACCCGCTCCGCCACGACAAATGGCTCTGCATGATGTACCCGCGCCTCGAGTTGCTGCGGGACCTGCTTTCACCGGAGGGCAGGATCTTCGTCACCATGGGCGAGAACGAGGCGCCCCGCCTCAGGCTCCTGATGAACGAGGTCTTCGGACCCGGGACCTTTCTCGGCTGCGCCGCCTGGCACAAAGGTCCCTCGCCGGGCCAGAATGCCGGCTTCCTGTCCAAAACCCACAACTACGTGGTGGTTCACGCCAAGAACGCGGCCCCGAAGCCGGAAGCGAACCTCCCGACGACCTGGTGGACCGCCGGGGAGTTCGGCGACAGCGAGGAGGCCCGCCGGGAGCTAGAGGCGCTCTTCCCGGAAAGAGAAGACTTATTCGCCATCCCGAAGCCGACCCGCCTCGTCAGGCGCATCGTCGAAGCGGCGACGGACCCGCGCGGCGGCGACGTCGTCCTCGACTGCTTCGCCGGCTCAGGGACCACGGCCCAGGCGGTACTGGAACAGAACGCGTGGGACGGCGGGGACCGCCGCTTCGTCCTCGTCGAGATGGCTGGCTTCGCCAACGACCTGACCGCAGAACGGGTCCGGCGCGTCCTCAGCGGCGGGGATCGGAGTTCGTCCGCAGGCTTCGACTTCTACGAGCTGGACGAGGTCCGCTGA
- a CDS encoding glutamate--cysteine ligase produces the protein METNFGASAPYTVGVEEELQLVDPASLALTPGIGGVLAARDAAELPKESVSAELSASCVELRSPARNTVGELGKEVFALRKTVRSLAEEGGIWLAAAGAHPFSDPVLQEITADDRYRQVEERMGWPARMQAIYGLHVHVAVPDGETAIKAVNALSRHVPLFLALSANSPFWNGVDTRLASTRAKVFALVPRSGLPPAFRAWEEFEVYVGKLVDAGLIPDYSWCWWDVRPHPRLGTVELRAPDVQTDPARTSALTALAQCLVASADEHQPEAPLFTEENKWSATRHGLDATLHDFSTGHATPARKLARTLVRSLAPVSQDLGCEAELEGILQIVEAGNGAQKQRRVHNRRGSLEDVVRYLVEATCGG, from the coding sequence ATGGAGACCAACTTCGGGGCCTCTGCGCCCTACACGGTAGGGGTCGAGGAAGAGCTGCAGCTCGTCGACCCGGCCTCGCTCGCGCTGACGCCGGGTATCGGGGGCGTGCTCGCCGCCCGAGACGCCGCCGAGCTCCCGAAGGAGTCGGTCTCGGCAGAGCTCTCGGCTTCCTGCGTGGAGTTACGATCCCCGGCCAGGAATACGGTCGGGGAGTTGGGGAAGGAGGTCTTTGCTCTGCGGAAGACCGTCAGGAGTCTCGCCGAGGAAGGCGGGATCTGGCTCGCGGCGGCGGGGGCGCATCCGTTCAGCGACCCGGTCCTGCAGGAGATCACGGCGGACGACCGCTACAGGCAGGTGGAGGAGCGGATGGGCTGGCCGGCCCGGATGCAGGCGATCTACGGCCTCCACGTCCACGTGGCCGTCCCGGACGGTGAGACGGCCATAAAGGCGGTCAACGCCCTCTCACGCCACGTCCCGCTCTTTCTGGCCCTCTCGGCCAACTCCCCCTTCTGGAACGGCGTCGACACGCGCCTCGCCTCGACGCGCGCCAAGGTCTTCGCCCTCGTCCCCCGCTCCGGCCTGCCCCCGGCTTTTCGCGCCTGGGAAGAATTCGAGGTCTACGTGGGCAAGCTGGTGGACGCCGGCCTGATCCCGGACTACTCCTGGTGCTGGTGGGACGTCAGGCCGCACCCCAGGCTCGGCACGGTCGAGCTGCGCGCCCCGGACGTCCAGACGGACCCTGCCCGGACATCGGCCCTCACCGCGCTCGCCCAGTGCCTGGTCGCGAGCGCCGACGAACACCAGCCCGAGGCCCCGCTCTTCACCGAAGAGAATAAGTGGAGCGCCACCCGCCACGGCCTCGACGCAACCCTCCACGACTTCTCGACGGGCCACGCCACACCGGCCCGCAAGCTGGCCCGGACCCTCGTGCGGAGCCTGGCCCCCGTCTCCCAGGACCTCGGGTGCGAAGCGGAGCTCGAAGGAATCCTGCAGATAGTAGAAGCCGGAAACGGCGCCCAAAAGCAGCGCCGCGTCCACAACAGGCGCGGCTCTCTGGAGGACGTGGTGAGATACCTGGTTGAAGCGACTTGCGGAGGTTGA
- a CDS encoding FAD-dependent oxidoreductase gives MRVIVAGGGLAGFTAALRAVELGARTTLLEKGGLPGGSFLLSSGYAWSYRDLPTFRREAPGGDPGLQNLILERLEPYIGWLERQGCPVLSRETGNPLTFGARLDPEGTVGALARRIADLGGEILPNTALDGLLNDTSGRVTGTRTNHGDELAADAAILSSGGFAGNPELVSRHIIGGPGRMRLRSHPRSTGDGFLAAQAVGARTSAGMDEFYGRNLPAPPAEFSPAEFVEVSQLYGRHAVAINTRGERYADEGADWSETALTRTTARQPGLRAWYVLDAAGLEGRVRERTAGEMVEAAKRAGGTVLETPTLEELAEALAKHGLPRDITLRTLREYNQAVADGRGDELSPPRTGPAAPARVPPFVAVEVAPTITHTVGGLAVDERCGVLRLEDGGPIPGLYAAGVEVGGVSTGGYTSGLAAAVVFGRIAAESSLGH, from the coding sequence ATGCGCGTCATCGTCGCCGGCGGCGGGCTCGCCGGCTTCACCGCAGCCCTGAGAGCCGTAGAGCTCGGCGCGCGGACGACGCTGCTCGAGAAGGGCGGCCTGCCCGGCGGGTCCTTCCTCCTTTCCAGCGGCTACGCCTGGTCCTACAGGGACCTGCCGACCTTCCGCCGGGAGGCGCCGGGCGGAGATCCCGGCCTCCAGAACCTAATCCTCGAACGCCTGGAACCCTACATAGGCTGGCTTGAGAGGCAGGGCTGCCCCGTCCTCTCGCGCGAGACGGGCAACCCGCTCACGTTCGGCGCCCGCCTCGACCCGGAGGGGACGGTCGGCGCGCTCGCGAGGCGCATCGCGGACCTCGGCGGCGAGATCCTACCGAATACCGCGCTCGACGGGCTCCTGAACGATACCTCAGGCCGCGTGACCGGCACGCGAACGAACCACGGAGACGAGCTTGCGGCGGACGCCGCGATCCTGTCCTCCGGTGGCTTCGCGGGCAACCCGGAGCTGGTCAGCCGCCACATAATCGGGGGGCCCGGCAGGATGCGGCTGCGGTCGCATCCCAGGAGCACGGGGGACGGTTTCCTCGCCGCGCAGGCCGTCGGGGCGCGGACTAGCGCGGGTATGGACGAATTCTACGGCCGCAACCTGCCGGCCCCCCCGGCGGAGTTCTCCCCCGCGGAGTTCGTGGAGGTCTCCCAACTCTACGGCCGCCACGCCGTCGCGATCAACACCAGGGGCGAACGCTACGCCGACGAGGGCGCCGACTGGTCGGAGACGGCCCTGACCCGCACCACGGCCCGCCAACCCGGCCTCCGCGCCTGGTACGTCCTCGACGCGGCCGGCCTCGAAGGCCGGGTACGCGAACGAACCGCGGGCGAGATGGTCGAGGCCGCCAAACGCGCCGGCGGCACCGTCCTCGAAACCCCGACCCTCGAAGAACTGGCGGAAGCCCTCGCGAAACACGGGCTCCCCCGCGATATTACCCTCCGCACGCTGCGCGAATACAACCAGGCCGTCGCGGACGGAAGGGGCGACGAACTCTCCCCGCCGAGGACCGGGCCGGCCGCGCCCGCCCGCGTGCCGCCGTTTGTGGCCGTGGAGGTCGCGCCGACGATAACGCACACGGTGGGCGGGCTCGCGGTAGACGAGCGCTGCGGGGTACTGCGCCTGGAAGACGGCGGACCCATTCCAGGCCTCTACGCGGCCGGGGTCGAGGTCGGCGGGGTCTCGACCGGCGGGTACACGAGCGGCCTCGCCGCGGCCGTGGTCTTCGGAAGAATCGCCGCAGAATCAAGTCTCGGGCATTAG
- a CDS encoding VOC family protein: protein MKVKKLDHIALYMDDRASAADFLTSNLGFHVVDHTDRYTLVGAGGRVGKLTLFDAPTGAPSPDPIERINLRVADPESAAAKLPSETNPERQGPGFVFTGPENLPLALVPGEGDFTDYDLEGFVLRSADPEASARGFLEMGFAPGEDSRTLGAGEYRLRLAERAPGSGGMLFHVGCLVDSAEDHRREAEERGLEVQDFVEGPNTLAVFVRGPEGVSVEYVEHKPTFSLT from the coding sequence ATGAAAGTGAAGAAGCTGGATCACATCGCCCTCTACATGGACGACCGCGCCTCCGCCGCCGATTTCCTGACCTCCAACCTCGGCTTCCACGTCGTTGACCACACCGACCGCTACACCCTCGTCGGCGCGGGGGGCAGGGTCGGCAAGCTCACCCTCTTCGACGCCCCGACAGGCGCCCCCTCCCCCGACCCCATAGAACGCATAAACCTCCGCGTGGCCGACCCGGAATCCGCCGCAGCGAAGCTCCCATCCGAAACCAACCCCGAACGCCAGGGCCCCGGCTTCGTCTTCACCGGCCCCGAAAACCTCCCGCTGGCCCTGGTCCCCGGCGAGGGAGATTTCACGGACTACGACCTCGAAGGTTTCGTGCTGCGCTCGGCGGACCCGGAAGCCTCCGCGCGCGGTTTCCTCGAGATGGGCTTCGCCCCCGGTGAGGACTCGAGGACGCTCGGGGCCGGAGAGTACCGGCTGCGCCTGGCCGAACGTGCTCCCGGGAGCGGGGGCATGCTGTTTCACGTAGGTTGCCTCGTGGATTCCGCCGAGGACCATCGCAGGGAGGCCGAGGAGCGGGGGCTGGAGGTCCAGGACTTCGTCGAGGGTCCGAACACCCTCGCGGTCTTCGTCCGCGGCCCGGAGGGCGTGAGCGTCGAGTACGTCGAGCACAAGCCCACCTTCTCCCTGACTTAG